CGCCGAAGTCCGCTTCCTCCTCAAGGCCCGGCGCAACAGCGGCCTCCTCTTTTTCCGCACCCTCTTTTCGGGCGGCCAGGAACCTTTCCACGGTGCCCACAAGGTCCTCGGCCTCGAAGGGCTTGGTAAGGGAGCCGTCCGCCCCCGCGCCGCGCATGCGCGATTCCTCCACGGGCTCGAAGGCCCCGGCAAGGAGCACGACGGGTATGCCGGCCTGCTTTTTCATCTTTGCGGCCACCTGGTAGCCGTCGCCATCGGGAAGCTGGACGTCCACCAGGGCCAGGTCGGGCTGAAAGGAGGACAGGGCCTGGAGGGCCTCTTCGGCCGAGGCGGTCGAGGCGACCTCGAAACCCCGCTCCGAAAGCACCGAGTCCACAACCTTCTGGATGATGACGCTATCGTCTGCGAGCAGAATTCTGGGCATAATCTGCTCTGATTTTATTGTTCGGATGTAAGAAAGTCAAGTGATTGCAGCTGAGGCACGCTCAGCAGCCGGAGGTCCCTCAACCCCCGCCGGAGAAGGTGCCGCCCGAAAACCCGGTGGGCAGGGAGCAGCTGAAAGACGAGAGCTTCTTGGTCACCTCGACGGAGCCGCAGTGGGGGCAGACGGCCTTCGTCCTGGCTGCCGATACGCTCAGGATGGAGAACTCCTTGCGGCAGGCATTGCATATATATTCGTAGATGGGCATGGAGCAGCCTCCTAGTCAATAAAGTTCGAATCTATTTTCTCATGGAAACCGCCGGGAAGTCAACACCCGCCGCCGGTAGCACGCCCCGGCGCGGCACCCGTTGCCCCTCCTTCGGAAGGGGTGATATAATCCGGGCATGTCCGGGCAATGCAGAGCCCACGTCATCGTTTCGGGGCGCGTTCAGGGGGTCTTTTTCAGGGCCTTCACCGAGGATATCGCCCGCTCTCTCAAGCTCGGGGGCTGGGTGCGCAACACGCCCGACGGCAGGGTGGAGGCCGTCTTCGAGGGCCGGAGGGAGGACATCGAAAACGCCCTGCAGTCCTGCCGCCAGGGGCCGTCCGGCGCCCGGGTGGAGGACGTGCAGGTGGACTGGCAGGAGCCCAGGGGCGAAAGAGGCTCCTTCTCGGTCCG
This sequence is a window from Nitrospirota bacterium. Protein-coding genes within it:
- a CDS encoding zinc ribbon domain-containing protein translates to MPIYEYICNACRKEFSILSVSAARTKAVCPHCGSVEVTKKLSSFSCSLPTGFSGGTFSGGG
- a CDS encoding acylphosphatase, coding for MSGQCRAHVIVSGRVQGVFFRAFTEDIARSLKLGGWVRNTPDGRVEAVFEGRREDIENALQSCRQGPSGARVEDVQVDWQEPRGERGSFSVRYF